ATAAAACAATCAATTATCAAACTAAAATAACTCTACAAAATTAAGATAGCAACAACATCGCTATTTTTTCAAGATGCGATAACACATCAACAAAAAAATCATTCAAGTAATTAACCCGCAATGGATTTACAAAACTTGATTCTGCACAAAGACAAAATGCACAACTGATGCATAACTAAAAAACAAATAACCCATACAATGAATTGGCAACAATTACTTAACTGCCTTTTTCTAAAGAAACCCTTGAGATTTAAAAATATTTTCTATAATAGTTTGAGCAACTTTCCCAGAGGACTCTTCTCCACCGGTAATATTGCAAGCAAATATATATGTCGTTTTGCCATGCTCAAGAAATCCGACAAACCATCCTAAAGACCCTTTCCCATCAACTCCCATGCCTGAACCTGTCTTTCCATAGAGAGTTCCTTTTTCAGTCGTAGTCACCTCCATAATATCTCGCAATATCGCAATATTCTTTTCAGAAAAAGGCATAAAAATAAACCTGAATATTTTAACTACTCATGGCTATCGGCATCTCTTTC
The Candidatus Omnitrophota bacterium DNA segment above includes these coding regions:
- a CDS encoding penicillin-binding transpeptidase domain-containing protein, whose amino-acid sequence is MPFSEKNIAILRDIMEVTTTEKGTLYGKTGSGMGVDGKGSLGWFVGFLEHGKTTYIFACNITGGEESSGKVAQTIIENIFKSQGFL